The Vicia villosa cultivar HV-30 ecotype Madison, WI unplaced genomic scaffold, Vvil1.0 ctg.001079F_1_1, whole genome shotgun sequence DNA segment aatcattgtgcaattgtttttatcttaagagtttttaaagtcacacttattcaaaccccccctttctaagtgtttttctatccttcactatggatcttctcacttataaagtgttcaacatTCAATTTTCAATCTGATATGCGACTCATACTCACACTTGATATACCAACAACATGAAAGTTGATATCCTATTTTCACAAGCCATGTAGAACTTAAGGTGGTTAGCGTTTCAAATGTCCATGACGAACAACTATCCCATTACCATTAAGGCAAGGTTTTACAAGTTTACCTACCTCCGTTCTTTCGGGATCTTATCCACTAAGGTAAGGTCTTCGGGATTTACCTATCTTCCTTCTATTGGGTTATTATCCTCTTAATTTTTTAACTACACTGAAGTAAATCCCTAGGAATCATAATTTTCACCTATTAGATTCCCTTTTCCATAATCAATTTACCGAGAATTGAAGTGCAATCACACTTTAGAGGATTTCTGAGCATTATATTCTAACTTGATCCTAGGTGTTCTCACTTAAAATATTATTTCCTTGTTGCAAACACATACACAACAATAGGATTTCTCATTAATCTtttctaattgattaaactaAGTGGATTCCTCCTAATTTTTTATATCAATCAAATTGATTGCCTTTCACATGTTTTCCTTTCTTAGTGACCTCCATAGCTTATTTCAAGTGGATTCCAAGTGTTTTCAGTTCATTTAACCTCACTCCAATCACTTATAAGCATTACAAGAAACATCACTACCCTACCAAATCGGGCTTCATGTGGATGCTTAGAATTGGTGGATTTTCGAGTGATTTTCTGTCTCTTTTCTTAGACAACACTCTTACACCTCTAAGCATAACACATGATACACAGCAAATGTACCAACTAGGGTTAAGGAAAGCAAAAAAATAGAGAAGTCTGTGGGAAAAACGGGCCATGTTAGGGTCAGAACACCCCCTCATACAAAGGTCGGGGAGGGATATGGTCTGCCTGTGCTGGTCAACATGGTTAGGCTTGGACCCCCATATGAAACAAACAAGAAACACAGTTCCCCCGTGTTAGTGGACACAGGTCATGTCCAACCCAGAAAATAGGGGTTTCTCACACCTTGGGACCTTGGCACTTGCAATCAGTCCAAAACCAgacacaactcaaaacaaacatgatcagTTCAGGAGAAAACTACTAGGAACACATGCCAACTATAAAAGGCATTGATTCTACATATAATCACCTATTCAATTCAAGTAGTTCTCATATTTTCATGAACCATCCATCAACATCATTACTCTTTCTACTCTTGGTGCAACAGAATCATGGTTCTACCAATAATGTGGTGTATTGATCATATGAGAATACACACAAGCAATTAAACATGAACCATCAAGTTCATATACATGTTATTCACATATTTCATACTAATTTAAACAATCATTCACATAAAATCATGATAAATGATAATACATGGATTCATCAAAAAAAAACATACCAAAACCCCCCAACATGCATTTTCTAATGGTGTTAACCTAATCAAAACCTAAGATAAGAGACCCACCTTTAAAGTTTAGATCCTAGATTTCTTTTGAAAGGAAGGATATTGAAATGTTTTGCTTCTTAGGATAAATCTTGAGCTTGCTTTACTCTCAAGAATTAAAAACCTACAACATGCAATGATGAACCAAGATTTTCCTCCCCCCTCCCATCAAGTTTCGCCCTAGCTCTCTTTCTCACTCTTCAATTCTCTCAATTCTGATGTGAGGAGACATGAAATTGTAGAACCTTGTTTTACAGGTCATTGATCAATGAAGCTCTTGAAAAATAagaacatgattttgatgatggcaaCTAGTCCTTGATGATAACAACTAAAGTCAAACATAAAGAGGTTaaagatacaaccaaatcaataGGGCTATATATAAATAATTCTTTGATGATGGCATAAAAATGGAATATAACTCAAGACTTATCTCAAAGTAAAATCTTGATTAAGTTTCTATAAGAGTAAAGCAACTTACAAGACTTGAAGTATGTGAAAGCTCGCCCAAATGCGTCTGAGTGAATATACATTGTAAAGCATAAGGGCTTTCTCGTAAAGTATACAGCTaatcacacacacaaacacatataaacacatttttaaacttatttttctcagaaaaatatttctaaaaatgccTTGAAGACATGCTAGATGAGTTGGAAGCTGTCCTAAAAACTATGGGAAATTTTGGCTCTTGCCAATCGATTGGCACATCACCCAATTGATCGGGTTAGTACAAAAATATTCCCTAAGCGATTAGGAAAACATCTTAATGGCAAGCAACgactatatattttttattgccTTGTACAATCTGCCCCAATATTTTTAACCACAAACTTCATTTTCCTTGTACAATATTTCTCTTCGGTTATAACTAGCAACCATTATGATATGTATACTTGAGTTTATTATAACTTAAATGTAAAGCTTATTTAACCAAGTTGTCAAAAAACATATTACCTTTCAATCTGATTTAGAAATTAATAATAtgacaaattaagttatattagaagaACAAGTTACACTAATCAATGTTTTTCGAGCTTTCTACAATCCATTATATGTATCTTTCCCTTTGACTGTTGGAATTTGGTTTCATGTTTGTAGTTCTTCAATCAAcacttcatttttttaatagttcATTCTACAAAGATAACACTTTGCACAATAAACtagtaaaaaagaatattttaattgAAGATCTACAAGCATTAAATCAAATTCTAACAGTCAAAGAGCGAGATACGAATAATGGGCTGAAGAAAGCCCGTAAAAATTTATTAATGTAAGTTGTTTTCTAACATAAgttaatttttcatattattaatttataatttaattagaaaggatatatatatatatatattaaatgagggaTTGATAAAACACTCAAACCACATACAGTATATTAAACTCATCTTCTAGGGACATGTTGAATGAAGAACATGATAGCTGCTATGTACAAGTAATAACACACCACTACAAAATATACCTTTGGTAATACCATATTACTACAGTCGTTTAAACAACTATAGTAATAACTCATTTTTGCTTgcctaaattattttttattttattaaaagaaatttAATCACGGTCCTTAAAATCAGCCATTGTAGTAGATGTAAGGTTACTTACTTCAATTCCCAACATcaacaatttttcattttttgttacaaaAAGGGTTTGACCTtatcatataaatatattaaaattgaaaGACTTATTACCACGATTATAACCAGAAACTGTTGTGAATAGTACTTACATTGTAtcacgattttttttaataactataaTGGTAAATGTTACATATATATAAGCAAAGTTATCATGCTTTAGCACAGAATAGCAGTCACCCTCAAAACAAaaccataacatttttattctaCATGCAGCGAACCCGTCCTGATAAGCTTCTTATAACTAAAAAGTAATCAAGTTCATATActttatctttcttcttcttcttcataagctTTCTTCCATGTTATTCATACGCTTTCTTccatttttctcaaaacaaaaccctaacattTCTCTCTTTCACATGCAGCGAACTACTCCTCGTGATAAGCTTCTTCAAACTAAAAAGTAATCCAATTAACGCTTTatctttattcttcttcttcgtaAGCTTTCTTCCATGTTATTCATACTAGTTTATGTTTCCAAATCAGGTTAACATTCTGAaaactatttatattttcaaatctGGTTCAAGAGTTTATGTATCCAAATATGATTGAGTTTATGTTTCCCAATTTGTTTACATTTGGCATTGTAAAAGCTCGCCCAAATGTGTATGAGTGAATATACATTGTAAAAGCATGAGGGCTTTCTCGTAAAGTATACGACTAATCACATATACACACATATAaacaagtttttaaaataatttttctcaagaaaacattttaaaactgCCTTGAAGTCATCCCAAATGAGTTAGGAGCTATTAGAAAAACTATGGGAAATTTTTTCTCTTGCCAATAGATTGGCACCTTACCAAATCGATTGGGTTAGTGAAAAAATGTGCCCTAAGAGATAAGGACATCTTATTAATGATAGGCAACAACTATGTATTTTTTCTTCCCTTTTTAAACTTATGAATCGATCATTTTTAGGCCAACCAATCGATTGGAACATTATCCCAATCGATTGGCTCATCAATTTTGGCCACAAAAAATtccattcttttactttctctcactaaaGTTTAGCTCTAGCACTTTCAAGAAAGTTGTTTTGTAAGTGAGGTTGTTGTAATTATGGAAGGGTAGACTTGTAAATTCACCAAGGGAGCTTGTTTTTACCTTGGTTGAATAATTCATCCATTGAGATATTATTTATTTGTGTTCAAAACTAAACTCGTTAAAATCTTGGTTTTGGGGATTTAGTTACTAAGACGTCGATTCGGTTCTAAGATTCATTTTGTTCAAAAGTCTACATCCGGTTCAAGCTCAGCACGATATTAAAAGCTTATTAAGGTTGGAAATCAGCCCATTATAAAATTTCCTAGGCTCTTGGTTAGCCTAGTATGAAACAATGGTTTGATTGGTGAGCTCATCCTGGTGTGTTAAAAGCTCTGCCAAGTTCAAGATCAACCCGTGTAAAACCTTGGTTTATAGCTTAAACTCTAACCGCTCCAATTTTCTTATAGAAAGAAGACTAATCGCATCAATCCATCATTTGGAAGGAAGAATCACTACTTCTCTCCTTGTCTAATGTTTGATTTGAAGTTAGCCACAAACTTAATTTTCCTTATATAAGGGTGTTCGAGAGTTTAACCAACTAAAAGCTCTTAAGTTTTATTGGATTCTCTCAAGTTCAAATCTTAGGAACATGACTAAGTCTTTTTTTACTAAACTTGTATAATTCTTGGTTTCTTCTCTCTTCCCCTAACTTTTATTTTGCATTGCTTATTTCAAAAACCttttacaaaatgtttttaaactttgaaattaattttaaaagtttttctaaaacacacaattcaaacccccccccccccccccccccccccccccctccctcttgtgtgtgaagtcacGCGTCCAATAAAAATTATGTCATAAATGATCTTTCTTCTCACATTTAATCTTATATAGGCTAACCATGAATTTACAAGTTTGTCCTCGCCACTTCTTAGGATTTACTAACATGCCATCCCTTTCCAATTATGGAAATTAGGGTTTATTAATCCAAGTGATCATTCTAATTATAAAACACTTATTAAGAACTTAGAACATGATTAATAAATGAGGGTGTTACAAAGTAATAGATTTTGTGAACTTTGATGCTATCAACCCAATCTCTGAGGAACCTAGTGTTTTTGGTTCGGATGATAATGTACTAGAGGTTTGTGAATTGGATTATCTTAGACTCGATTTTGCCGAAGTCGAtgacatatttaattttatttatggaATGTGAAAAGGAGGATAATATTACTTGAACTATATAAATGTATCTCAGCTAGTTAACGGACTCTGATCATATATCATAGATGATGTTCATGCATCGTGATACTTTACTACTGGTGAGAagatatattttttcaaaaatatttttcccaTGTGAAGTTAGCCTCCAAATAATATAGTTGGTTGAGTTAACTATATTATATGGCTTGCAACTAAGATGCATTTTGCAGATATTTACTTGAAACTAAAATGTTCTCTACTATAAATAGTTATAGAATAGATAACATGTCACAAGGAAAAAACATTCGATTAGGAGTTTTCTTTTTCTCAATATGATGGATGTGTTTGATAATTTGAATGATGTCAAAAAGGAATATAATAGAAAAATGTATAATGCAAAGAGTCCAATAGATTCAAATAGCTTTGATGATGCCATGGATCATGGTGAGTATTATTTAGTATAGTCATCTCTATGTATTGCTAAATTTGATTGATTGTTGAATGTTGTTGAAagtcttattatttttataactatACATTGCTAATTTTGATTGGTTTTAGAAAGTGTTATATTTATGATGTATCTGGAAGGATTATTTCGGTATGAGTTGTTCCAGATGAAACAATTCAGAGGGAAACTTACGAGGAAAACAACAACGTAGATCTGGACGGATCCTTTCGAAACACCCTATACTAAAAGCATCTTGCCGAACACACCACAGAATGCCACAAGTATATTATTACATATAATGTAggtatttataacttataactcAACAATGAATATAAAATTTAGCTATCTTATAACATAAATTGGAAATGAAATAGTCATTATATATTTAGATGAGATGAAAACGTTTggtaaatagtaaataaataacatCAAATATCCTATCTACCGAGTATGATGTACAATTCTTCACCTCATATGCCTCTTATATTATAATACACCATGTGTTCCATTCTAATATCGTCTACATCGTGTCCCATATATAGgtgccttcttttttttttcttttttcttttttaaaagttGATGCCATATACatgtttataaagaaaatattacattTGTTGCCGCCAACGATCGAACCCCAGACCAACAACCTACACCCGCTCAATTAAGGGTGTGACATTTTGTAAAACCATCGGATGTAACCGAATGCAATTATCCATTGTCGGTCAATTAGAACACTTGATATTTCCACTGGAACCAAATTCTTTAGGTAGTCCTCAAACAATATATCAATATTTGTATGAGTTAAATGTAGGAGAGGCGTCAATGGTGAGATATTTGGGATTGTCTGCACAAACCCATTTGTGTTTTAGGCCTAGTAAAATATAAGATCATTTTGGACctatttcaaaaaatataagacCATTTTGGaccaatttcaaaaataaaactgaCTGATATATTACTGATATATTACACCTCTATACCTTCTCAGGCACCTCTAGTGCAATTACATTTTTACTCTCgaaattcgaagatgcatctccgaacgcaccacaTTTCGTTTTTttagaggtgttttcggagattcatctccaaaTTCACTCTTTTTTCAAAATCAGGGGTGTTtcgaatatgcatctccgaataaactcaattttttaattttggtcttttcggagatgcatctctgaattagGCTATTATATCAAACTAACGCAGAGGCACCCCCTCAGTATGATGTTTGCTCTTCAAACCCCAAACTAAAAACCCCATTCATTAACTCCCAAATATAGACTTtcaaacttcattttcattcattTCCATAAATTTTACTACATTCATTGCAACTCCTAACAACTCATTGCAACATCATTCAACAAATTTCCACCACATTCCTGGTTTTGATCTTGATCTTGCCTATACGGAGGTTATGTCGAGGGCTTCCATGTATCTCCCCCACAGAGAGAATCGGGTTGTGTTGTCGTTCCAGATGTATCTCGATCAGGCTGTTCATGATGACATCCTATGGACGCCGTTCGAGGATCACAGAGAGGTTATTCCATTCAACTCCATCTCTTTGTACTCTGGGTGGCTGGCATGTGGAACCGACACTATGGTCAGGTATCTGTCGCAGCGATACATGTGACAATTTGACTATATCCAGATCATACCCAAATCTTCATCTCAGACTGCTCCCGACACCATTGTCCGTCGGGATCTCGATGAGATCTTTGATGATTGGGAGCATCATTTGGTTCCACGAGACTATCGGACATTGCAGGCATCCAACAGTTGGCATTGGTGTAGAGGGATACGTGACATGGTTCTACGTAGTGTCACACCCTATCATGACATCGGATGCTCCTAGACGTCCATCTAGGCCAGCCCATAAGGAGattttggagaaccagcaggtcgAGGATGATCATGccactaggggtggcaaacgggcatgcccgccccgcttagGCCcgtcccgcaaaagcccgcgaaaaaacgaGGTGGGGCGGACATATTTGATTGTGCGGCTCTAAAACCTtgtcccgccccgcaaaaaagtgagggcgggcgGGGAAAGCCTGCAGACATTtaaccttttaggcctaaaaatagtaaaattgtatgataAAGCTAATGCCCgcaaaaaaaacggggcggggcggacacattaaagggagcgggcctaaaaccttgccccgccccgcgtaaaagtgcgggcaaaacggACTTGTCCCGccggccgggcccgttttgccacccctacatgcCACTGATGTCTTGCCGATCTGTCAGCGGATACGGACGATTGGGCAAGAGGCTCTGGACTTAGGGATCGTTGAGAGGGACAGACCTGAGGCGGTGGCCATCATGGAAAGGGTGGTAAGTGAGGCAGCGACTGTGGTGGGATACAGGAGGCAGAGGAGGGGTCAGGGGTGAGGGGTGAGGATTGGACAAACGCAACAGGCTATGTTTTTTTTATGGTGAGGATTGGACAAATGCAACAGGCTATGTTTTTTTTATTCCCGAACAATATTTGtataatattttactattttcaTAACTACATATTATAGTTTGTTATCGTTGTGCTTATCATTTATTATCGTTTGCACTTTTATTCCGTTCGCGTTTTTATTATccatatttaacttaattttgataatttttaaaaacattCTTAAtggttatttcggagatgcatctcaggAGTGATTTTCAGCACCACAATGTGTAATGGGAAATTTCCTATTACTAATAAATCAGTAAGGAATTCTTTGCATTCATCCCTTACAATCTAAATCCATCCAATTTTGTCACCCTCCCTACATGAAAATTTCATATTGATTCTGTAACTTACGATCTTTGGAATGTTTCTTTCCCCAAATCGAAAGACCCAATCAACAAAAGAGACTAGCAATCATAGAGCATGTTGCCAGATATGTTTGATAGAACATGGAATGAGAGATAAAACGAGGAGATTGCTCATTGCACCCTTAGCAATTCTCTCAAATTCTATGAAAATCCAAAAATACCATTTCGTACCGTCCAGAGATTGAAATCCAGATACACTACATGTTAGAAAAGAGCTCAAAGTTCACTTAAAATATTCCAAATGTACAAATAGCCCTGTCCAAATTATGAGAAATTAAACAAGTGAATTGCTCATTCACAAGGCCcattttgatttcaaaattaaaatttcagtttaaaaaatgataaattacATGATGAGGAAAATAGTTTTCCACAATCTTCATGGCAAATTTACAGTATAATTGGCATTTAGAAATAACAAACTTAACCCAGATTTGAGGTATTTGATCTATAAGGCAATGACCActcatattctaaaagaataataaattttaaaaccaAATTTGCAAAATTGAATGCACATCCTCTAAACTTAACACTTCTTTATGCCATCTCTACTATGCATGTGCAAAAAACAGTAAGCCAAAAGCTTCAACTGCTAAATTCtctcttcttcaaaatcttttctgcTTCAGATACACTTAAATTCCTTAGCCCAATAAGCTTAAAGCTTCAACTTGTGAATACTCTGTTCTTCAAAAGCTTTTCTGCCTCAGATACACGTACACTTAAATGACTTGGCCCGGTAAGTTAAAAGCTTTAACTTGTGAATACTctgttcttcaaaatcttttctgcTTCGGATGCACTTAAATGTCGAATCCCATTATCTTTCAACCATCTCTTCCCCCCTGTCATACATTCTTGCACTCTCTTTTCGTCCATCTTCAACAACTTAAGACCTTCATTTGACTTCGGAAAAAACCCTTCTGGCCTCAAACACCATGCCCCAAATACCCCAAATAAAACATCCAAGTCGCTACCAAATCTTTCAACTCCGCCATTATGAAATTTCGCATTGCTAAGGAGAATACCGTTAAAAATTAACCGATCTATTCCTGCTGCCAAACTCCTCCAAACCGCCACAAAATCCCTACTGTTTaaaccttcttctaccacagacATTTTACCTTGCAGATGATCCAAGGCCTCTATTAGAGTCTTTGACACTGTCCATCCTTCTTCGCTCTTTTGCCATTGCTTTTTGTTCTTCAGATATTCTCGAGAACGTGCATCAAATCCTCTTAAAATAACTACAGCTATCTTTTCAACCCACTCTGTTCTAAACTCTTCCATCTTTTTTATCTCATCGTCGAAGATAATTCTATTGGAACTCTCTGGTAACCCTTCACTATCCCTATTAGTGTTACTTCGTAATTCTCCGTTGTCGTCTTCATTCACTCCCATCTCAAGGAAAAATACATCCTCAGACCATTCCTTTAAAACAGATTCAAAGTAATGAGCAGCATTGATGGAAACTGCAACTTTAACTAAAGCATCGTTGTCAGTTAAGGCAGTCAACCCTTCAGCTTCTTGGCAGCGGATAAGTACGGAATCAAAAAACTTTCTTATAATTGGCACACCAACTAATCTGAGAAATTTTGACCTCAAAGTAACAGTAGGCAAAGACCGACAACGTTCAACAACAGATGCTAGACGGCGAACAAAGGCACTGGAAACCAGAGGAGACTTATGATCATTGGTACCTGTTGAAAGAACTGCactttcaattttctttttccaattaCTCTCGTTTTCGGTCTCTGGTTTCAGTTTATCTAGGGCATCACCTAGCTCTATTTCTGCCCACAGATCAAGCCAGTCTGGACGATCACAAAAAACAGATAGAGAAGAAATTCTCCGCAAGATATCATCATCTAAAGATAACAAAATCCCAGAATGTTCTACCATAGATATAATCTTTTTGTCAAAAGCTATCATCAAGTCAATGAGGTGCAGCCATGATATTTTAGCGGATGACTGAACACCTGTAACACTCTCTTCATCTAGTTGAGTAATGTAACTAGGGAAAACTTCCTTTGCCAAGTATGTGGATAAAGAGGTTACCATTGCTGAGATCCATTCTTCTCGGCAACTATATCCAACTACCTTAGCTTCATCAACCAATGGCTGCAACATTTCATCCACAGAGTCAACATAATCCCTTGTGATTTTAAATACAAGGGTAAAAATAAATTCTGGTTTATCAACCCATTTGGAAAAATGCTTTTGGGAAGCCAACGATAGGGGATTCACAAGCTCTTCAATTGCCCATAGAGGTTGTCGTAGCGCAACCTCCCTATCGTGGCCCACAAGTTGTCTAGATTTCCTTTTCCTTTGCAACTCCTGTAGGTTGCACAAAGCAAGAAAATTTTCTGAATACTTGAGCTTATGATCGGCTTGCATACTTTGTAGAGGATTCGAGACTTGATTTGCGTTCCTTGCATCTGAGTGCGAGGAAGTTAATGCAGACAGAGCTGGAGGCCATCCAAGCAGAGCTAGAAGTGCCCGATGATCAGCAATTGCCTGAGGTCGTAAAATAGCTAGAGCTCGATCTACTCTATGGTCAACTGCTGATACAATATGCCTCCATTGAGGGTGCATCTTTGTAATTGAAGTCAAAATTTCTTCTGTCGTTTTAAGTGTTTTAATAGCAAACAGACGCATATCCTGCAACATTTGAAGATACATTAAGCAATATAGTAATGCATTAATTCCCAATATCTTCAGATTACATTATGAAAGGATGCCTACTCCTGAATTCTCGTCAGAAGAATGTTTCCTTATGTTTTTGCTCATGGTATACGATACAGCATCTTCGATATCACCAACCAAAGTATCAAGCTTCAGTGCTGTCTCTGGAAGACACACAAAGGACTTTTAAGAAGCTAAAAGGTAATACCTAAGAAATCAAACCAAAGACAGTATAGTAACCATCACTGAAAAGCAATACTTTTCTTGATAATCACAACAAACACATCACTAAAATCATTGTAACTTTCAAGAAAAACATCATCTCTCATTCTTCCCAAAATGTTCCAATAACAATGAATATATCAAGCTTTTATGCCATATctataagaaaataaaagtaaCATTAACATTAAAGGGCAACACCATAAAAATCATACCAAAGACAATAAccatagttaaaaataaaaaaagaagcaTATCATAAGAATCTATGTAGCACCCAGAATTGAAAATGTGGCCAGTATCAGAGTCTCACACACCGGTACCAACATATGTGGTGAGATATATGCTTGCGTTGAGTTACttctattttctcaaattattaccGATGTGCTTGTGTCAATTATGTGTGCGGTGCATCCTATGAGCTTCATAGATAACAATCACTCCAAACATGAATTGTAAAAACTTCATCTTG contains these protein-coding regions:
- the LOC131633124 gene encoding RINT1-like protein MAG2 isoform X2 → MSKNIRKHSSDENSGDMRLFAIKTLKTTEEILTSITKMHPQWRHIVSAVDHRVDRALAILRPQAIADHRALLALLGWPPALSALTSSHSDARNANQVSNPLQSMQADHKLKYSENFLALCNLQELQRKRKSRQLVGHDREVALRQPLWAIEELVNPLSLASQKHFSKWVDKPEFIFTLVFKITRDYVDSVDEMLQPLVDEAKVVGYSCREEWISAMVTSLSTYLAKEVFPSYITQLDEESVTGVQSSAKISWLHLIDLMIAFDKKIISMVEHSGILLSLDDDILRRISSLSVFCDRPDWLDLWAEIELGDALDKLKPETENESNWKKKIESAVLSTGTNDHKSPLVSSAFVRRLASVVERCRSLPTVTLRSKFLRLVGVPIIRKFFDSVLIRCQEAEGLTALTDNDALVKVAVSINAAHYFESVLKEWSEDVFFLEMGVNEDDNGELRSNTNRDSEGLPESSNRIIFDDEIKKMEEFRTEWVEKIAVVILRGFDARSREYLKNKKQWQKSEEGWTVSKTLIEALDHLQGKMSVVEEGLNSRDFVAVWRSLAAGIDRLIFNGILLSNAKFHNGGVERFGSDLDVLFGVFGAWCLRPEGFFPKSNEGLKLLKMDEKRVQECMTGGKRWLKDNGIRHLSASEAEKILKNRVFTS
- the LOC131633124 gene encoding RINT1-like protein MAG2 isoform X1, which codes for MEQLQTLPPPSHLSHSALSFLDHKLHTATVLAESPNFVAELQTQCSELDRALSELTRRLGAGLAAYASFSGEIHSLFDGVNSKLNELAATCSSGIVTDEGRAEEEGKGGKGFREELATLAKEVARLETVRVYAETALKLDTLVGDIEDAVSYTMSKNIRKHSSDENSGDMRLFAIKTLKTTEEILTSITKMHPQWRHIVSAVDHRVDRALAILRPQAIADHRALLALLGWPPALSALTSSHSDARNANQVSNPLQSMQADHKLKYSENFLALCNLQELQRKRKSRQLVGHDREVALRQPLWAIEELVNPLSLASQKHFSKWVDKPEFIFTLVFKITRDYVDSVDEMLQPLVDEAKVVGYSCREEWISAMVTSLSTYLAKEVFPSYITQLDEESVTGVQSSAKISWLHLIDLMIAFDKKIISMVEHSGILLSLDDDILRRISSLSVFCDRPDWLDLWAEIELGDALDKLKPETENESNWKKKIESAVLSTGTNDHKSPLVSSAFVRRLASVVERCRSLPTVTLRSKFLRLVGVPIIRKFFDSVLIRCQEAEGLTALTDNDALVKVAVSINAAHYFESVLKEWSEDVFFLEMGVNEDDNGELRSNTNRDSEGLPESSNRIIFDDEIKKMEEFRTEWVEKIAVVILRGFDARSREYLKNKKQWQKSEEGWTVSKTLIEALDHLQGKMSVVEEGLNSRDFVAVWRSLAAGIDRLIFNGILLSNAKFHNGGVERFGSDLDVLFGVFGAWCLRPEGFFPKSNEGLKLLKMDEKRVQECMTGGKRWLKDNGIRHLSASEAEKILKNRVFTS